TATGCTACTAATAACTCCTCTGCATTTTCTCTGAACTGTGATATATACTTGTCCAAGAACATCTCCTCAGACAAGCACAACACATGAATATAACTGGGGACTTTCTTGCAGAGATTTTTTGATTTCAACAGTTGGAAGACTTTATATCGAGGAAGCACGCGATCCTCCATGTGTACATTAAAATCTTAGGCTGGTGAATAAGGACTGACTTGGGCAGCATAACTGTATGCAAGAAGAATTTCATTCCAACTTTCAACTTCTTCTCTGATGTTCTAAACAAAGTCGGGGTTCTCTTGAACATTTGCAGGCCCTCATCCTTCgaaaaaccaaaacaattaattagtttcaactttctCTCAAATGTTTTATCGCTCAAACAACTTAATGTATGAATTGCATGGACAAGCATTCTTGAATTTTCACGGAAACCCAAGTCTACAGCTCGAGAAACATTGTTTTCAATAGTAGACCGCTGTGCAACGAAAAGCCTTGGATGAAGTTTGAGTAGCAATGAAAGATGAGTCCCAAGAATGCCACAACTCTCCAAGAAGACGACATTCTCCATAATTCTTTTGTACTTTGGGAGTATCCAGCCACATCTGtgcaaaacaagaataaaatctTTCTGGTCGTAGACAATTTTCCTAATAGCTTCAACTGAGGGGACCAATGTTTTCTTCAAGCTATGAGTCAAAATGGAGGGATTCTTTGAAATGAAGCTGCATAACTCGTAACCCTGGAATCCAGACATCTGAAAGAGCTGAATTTTGGGTCTCAAGATTTTCTCAACGTTTGTAAACAGTATCTGGGGTCTTTGACGAATCAGGGAGAGAATCTGGCTTTGGGAAAAGCCTATTTGTTTGAAGAAAGTGAGCACTGATAAGGGGTTTTGAGGGAATCTGCACCCTGAAACACGTTTGGAGACATAAAGGGATTGGGTTCTGGAGAACTGCAAGTCGGAATTCAGGTAATCAATTATTGAAGTGGTTTCGTTGAAGTGTAGGCAACGGCTTTTGGTTGAGAAAGATAGGAAGAATGTCATAGACTGATAAGAGAATTGATTGAAAAGAGAAGATGAAACAGCATGGTGTGACTTGAGAGACTGCATTAGTTCTGTGATCGTAGATGAATGAATGCTTTGTTTAGAATCAACCAAAAAACAACGTATTTTTTAGGTTGTCTATTTCGAATTTGAAGTCACCAAACGTTGGCAGCCCTAATCAAGATAATCCCCAAATCTGATTCTCAAGGGTTTCGAAGAACCCTAAATCCCCAATTTCTTTAACCTTTCGTCTCTCGCTTGGATTTCAAACCCTTCTTCTTCATTGAGCACGGCCAAATCACGATGAAGAAGACTGAACCCTTTCTTGAAGTTGCGTTCTCGTCGACGGTGGgttgcttcgcgggggtctgtctggtctggttttttgcaggtaccgtggtggctgtcgcattggcgcaatcgacatcgatttctgtcacggtggcctgcggttctgtttggaacggaggtggaggattctcgcaatgtaggtgtgttcgcgtctggtttcgcgtcttctccgggcagcttttttcgtcgcaggtggctgcgtggtggccggcgccgcagtgatggggatttcgcgtcagaaagtgccctcgtcgtcgatctgattcgcagtggttctgcaacgcgtggcttcgtcaacgtgtggtggttcgtcgtggcagcctggtttcgcgagacatctgctggctctggtttcgtcgcagcggaggtggctcgcaacaccgatctggttgtgttcgcgtaggtggctcgcgacggcggcgatctggttcgggacggcggcttcgcaagcggcaatttgattttccaggccctttttttggccgtcaatggctgtggtttgctctaaagtgtgccggcagagattccgtttaggggttagttcatgcgcgttggagaagataaaaacctgataaaatttttgtattaaaataaatacctataaatatttagtttcagtataaataaaatattcaatgttttggtagtttaatattttttgtgagtaaATTAAATCAAGAAGTTAACAAAATATTCAAGTTTAATACTTTTTGCAGTTAATGATCATAGTTAgtgaaaaatgttaaacatCAGTGTTTATGTATATCATGCGAATATTGGTTgttccaaaagaaaattaatatttggcCAGATTACATACATGTGATGGTAAAATGTGATAATTAGAAGGTTTTGTTTTGGTTGATGATAAATCAATCCAaagatgaataagatgggtTTGTTGTTTGACATACTTCATTATCAATGTTTAGTCGTTACAACAAAATATTCTTAgtagttaatattatttatattgttgtcCAAAGAATATTGATGATGCATTAGATGTCTTGAGATGTGTTAaaccattatttaaatatatttataattatttatttttatgatgtgacatgggtgttttacttttttaataatatttgcttTATTAGGAGTTAGTCACTTTTGtggtttatgttttatgtttaagttTGTGTATGCCTACATTGTATTTATGCTTTCATAAACTAGCATGTTTGTCTCCTAAATTATTAAGCTTTCCAAGTTTATGCAAGGATCAAATGTGTTGGATTGATAGAAGACCAAGGAACAAACAACAAAACCCTAAGTTCAGCTCTGCACCTAGAGCTAAGCAACATTCGGGTTTGGCTGGATTCAGCCCAACCGGATTAATCGAGGATATGGGTAATTTCGGACATCACACAAACGTAAGCCAGCCCACACTTCACCGGAAGAAGACAACACCTTTGTGTGATAGGAAGCGCAACACCTTCCAATGAGCACGAGGAATGAGCAAATTCTGAAGAAAAGAGGAAGTTGTAGATAAAAGGTGAAGAGGTCGGGGGaagagaatattattttttttattcttaaagaCATCATTTGTCCCAAGTTTCGTTTCTCTTTCTTCGATTTGGTCATATTTTTATgaaggacaatgatattttgacaattttctcttataatctgatgtgactttttttatgtgttaaaatatcattttatttttttaagttaaaaaaatattaatttgtataaattatgatcaatttgattattttttgtgacGACATTTAAATTGTTAACCAAAAGTGAACAACGACAATCATGTGTcatttcgttattttttttattttttaaattttttaaaaaattttaaaaaattgttcacaTCCAAGTCAACATTATGACACATGGCAGTGTCATATGTCAAGCAAGTGTCATTACCACATACAAAGTCAGTATTATTgtcacatattttatatttaattcatacaaattttcgttaattttattcaaacaaattgaattgaattgtcTTTTATTCTAACAAACTAAACTGAATTTAGTGAACCGAACAACGATATGAACCAACTGTTATGAACCaaacattttttctaattacacttttgaatcaaactatattaattttaatttggactATACTATTTTAACCGAATTGTACTATATCAATATTGTTCATAAagtgtttttaaaaatgataatattaatttcaattcaCTGTCGTGctaaatttaaatgtatagTCAAAGTGATTAACAATACGAAGCAAAactattacattttataaattgttttctacttttaatttgtttcatgttttcaaaGATTCGTATGAAAGTCAATTTCTCGAAGGAATTGGCTCAAAATAACAAATCCAACCAGCAAAGTATATGTTCAAATGAATCGAGAACAAAAGCtatacacaaaaaacaaaaacaagaatagttattttcaccatcatataaaataaaaatcatattaaaacgagataataattttgtaaattaaaaggaaaaaagaaaatataatagaaaaatacaggtaaatatagatttaagttatataaaataaatattaaatatgtttgtacaCCTAACACAATTTTTTGCATGATCAAGGTTCTAGTTAGAAGCTTtaacctttatttatttatttattaatatatatatatatatatatatatatatatatatccgaattcaattttaaccattttttctaatatataatattataaataatccatAGTTCAATATAAGTTGATACATTATATCaagttttaatttgtaatttaataacttataatatttttgttgatattgatatttattacatatttttttgtatcatacatattaatatgtatgataagaaaatatacaataaaaattaacatcaacaaaaatattataaattattaaatcttGAAGTCTACCAAAATAATAGTGCAAAAATATGAGCACTTAAGTTTTGTAGGAACATGTCTAAAACTAAATCTTAGAAGTACAAGATAGGATTGTCCATCATCAAGCAACTTCCcatcattaaatttttcttttttctttcaccatGATATTTCCATCAACCAATGGAgagtttaaaatagaaattgaatCATCCAATCAACCATTAGGCTCCCTTCAATTGAAGTCAAAGTATACTAATAAAGATTGATAAGGAGTAAAAGATGCAAAGAGAACATTGTCCTTTAAAagtttcttaaaaaacaaatttaattgaaaagtaTCACAACATTAAAatcgaaaatattttattgcttACAAAAGAGCAACAATACGTaactattttatatgatttcatCGACAAAAGCAAATGATTTTAAGCAAAGAAACAATTATATACATTcgtttaaaaattcaaaagaggAAATACCgactaaaagtataaaactCCTATCTATACATtcgtttaaaaaataagaaaagaaaattagagttgactcaaaatgaaaaaagttgaatataaaGCATCTATACTAAACAAACAAGTAAAAcctatattatttgaatataaataacatgcttaattacataaattatcttttaatctatttattcattttatttatacttatcaCAGGTTAAtgcattttcataaaaaaaaaaataaagagaaaaatggtCAGTTTTTGAACCAGAATAACCCTGtcctaatatataattttttctaccTCGAACAGAATTATTTCTCATAAAGTATACCTAAAATTTACCAAAAGATACCATTTAACTAAATAAGTTAAACCAGACAcgaattaattcatttatctaaaactttaaattaagtcaataagataaaaatcacttcaaatattttttgtcggagcaagaagaaaaaaacatttgtaacagaaaaaaagaagtatgTATGTGCTCTGAAACATTATGAGAGTGCTCGAATTGGGCCGCACGAATATGACGGGTCGGTGTCGAGCGCCCATTCTAAAACCCTCGCTCTTCGCACTCACTGCTCTTCGCTTTTGTCTTCCTTCTCCTAAAACCCTCGCCTCTGTACTCCATAGTTAGGGATTTTCATTCTCCTCATCACTTCTTCAATGGCCACTCTTCTTCTCAGACACTCCTCTTCCACTTCTCGCCGCCTCTTCCCCTTAGCCTCTCAAATCCACTCTTCCGTATCTCGTTCTCCTCTCTCTACTCCCATGACTCCACCTCCACCTCCTTCTATTCTTTCAATTCCAATCCATGGTGGAGATCCATGGCAACTTTCACCAGAACGTAACACTCTCGTTTTCTCTTTTTCGtcgcaaaatttaaaatatacaagtaaCAGTAATCGTTATTAGTatgtcttttactttttttattcatcttattGTTTGACTTTGCAGGAAGCCTCACGTTAATGTCGGAACTATTGGACACGTGGATCATGGGAAGACCACGCTAACTGCGGCAATCACCAAGGTCTTGATTCACTCTTTGTTTAAATGTGTGTTGAGGTGGATGTTTTGGTGTTTATTACTCAATTAGGTTTGATCAGGTGCTTGCGGATGAAGGGAAGGCTAAGGCTGTGGCCTTTGATGAAATTGACAAGGCTCCtgaagagaagaagagaggaaTCACCATTGCAACGGTATGGAATCACACTCTTTTGGTCTTGCAATCGATTGTGTTGTTTTCTGTTGATATGTATGCTTGCTCTATATTTCGGTTTTCAGGCTCATGTGGAGTATGAGACTGCAAAATGACATTATGCGCATGTGGACTACCCTGGACACGCGGATTATGTTAAAGTAAGCTTTCGAATTTGGTTTAGTTTCTctaagaatgtttttttttattggagtTATCAATTGCCTAACGGAAGCTGGGTGGCTAAGTTGTGGCGAACAAATTTAAGCAATTTTACCTTGTATAATAGTTAATTGTGGAATTTAGCATATTTTGGTGCTTGTGTAGCCTGACCTTCTTTTCAAAATGAGATGGAAAATTTATGCTAGGAATTTGGAAGTAGATTAGtttgtaacaaaatatattttataggtaTTGATTAGACTGTATATTGGCAACAACTGCATTTGTCAGATTCCTATTTTCCATGAATGCTGGTGGGTTTAGCATTCCAGCTTGCCTTGATGTACTTACTAGATGGTTTATCTAAtggttttatttagtttaaataacaaattaattcttGTTCACTGTATGCTTTAtaattgtctattttttttttcaaaatatgattACGGGAGCTGCCCAGATGGATGGTGGTATACTTGTTGTATCTGCACCTGATGGACCAATGCCTCAAACCAAGGAGCACATTCTTCTTGCTCGCCAAGTAGGTATTCTACTGATGTGgtttgtatatatatacctAGAACGTCTACACCTTTCTCCTTACTTCTAGATtgacatattttatctttaaatgtaTTATGCAGGTTGGTGTGCCATCTCTTGTTTGCTTTCTAAATAAACTTGATGCTGTTGATGATCTAGAGTTGTTAGAGCTTGTAGCAATGGAGTTACGTGGTAGGGTGTTTCTCTAAGGCTTCTCTTCTCTTGTCCATGCTCAGAAAATGAATAAACCTGCTTaagtttttgtaatatttgtgtttgctaaaatgtgtttttatgataaTGTTTTTTGCAGAGCTACTGAGCTTCTACAAGTTCCCTGGGGATGAAATCCCGATCATTAGAGGTTCAGCGTTGTCTACTTTACAGGGTACAAATGACGAGATTGGAAGACAGGCCATTCTAAAATTAATGGATGTTGTAGATGCATACATTCCTGACCCTGTTCGCCAACTTGACAAGCCCTTCCTAATGCCAATTGAAGATGTGTTCTCAATTCAGGTAAAAGGACCTGAACTTTATTTTTTGGGTTAATttttgaagaaagcagattcatTGAAGTAAAGATGGCCttagttataaaattgttacaaTTTGTAATGTAAGTCTTGTGTTTTTATCATGTTCTATCACTTTCCATCTGCTCCAGTATAAACACCGTTTAGGTAACGACACTGTTTAAGAAGTACTATTTATTACTATTCTATTTACGTTAAAATTGCTTTAAATTCCTTATATGCTCCTTCAGTTCACTCAAACTACAACAATTATTGATGTGCTTAACATCATAAGCAGATGGGATTATGAACACTGGAGCATATGTGGAATAGATGTTTATAATACCGGTCATCTTTGTAACTGTGGTCACTTTAACAAATTCTTTCTTGTTCTTCTAAATCTCTAGTTAGGTGAaggataaaatttcaaaatcttaaatttcaaattcttaattCGGTCTAGGgtttttgaagaataaaaaaggaaaggaGGTAGCATTTGTTACGGCCTTGCTCTTTGTAATGATATGACGCAGTGGTAATTTAAATCTTAACATAGTGCTTTAAAAACTGTTGTctcatataattgttttttttcccCTTAAAGAGAAtatcaaaatttctattttcaacACTTAGTTCTCTCAAAATCTGCATTTGTTTCATTACATATATTGGATTGTATggacataaataaatatgggGGCAATGGTTTCCATCATTTCAGctgctttatatttttcatttgtgatGAAGGGACGTGGAACAGTTGCCACTGGCCGTGTTGAACAAGGCGTCATTAAAGTCGGTGAAGAAGTAGAGGTGTTGGGTCTAATGCAGGTATGTATGTTCATTGAGTCATTTCCTATATATAGCTGCCCTCTGATCCTTCCTGTTAATAAActgatattaattattcttttcaaTAAAAACACTACAGATTAATCAGAAACCTTTCATTAAAGACAAAACatcaatgtatattaatttcttacaaACAAACAATAAACCAGTCGAAATTATTCCCCCCAAATAAACATTTCACATTTATTGTgcttgaaatagaaaaaaatgtaaagtatAATAATGCTTGCATGGCTTAGGATCTTATTTTCATGCAGTATATATAACAGAATATTGGATGGACCCACATGTCAAATCACTCTCTTTGAGGTTCCCTGGTTTATCAATGGTCATCGTCTGTTGAAGGAACCATGCTTCCTCATGCTTGATGTACTTCTCAACTTCTTCTTCCACTACGCCAAAATTGTCAATAGACagcattttttatattaatagatAGCGTTTTTTAAGCGCTGTCTATTAGAGCGGTGTCTATTAATAGATAGCGCTTGTAAAAAAGCGCTGTCTAATGACACCTTATACACAGCACTTGTTTAGACAAGCGCTATCTATATAATTTCTAACAGATAACGTTTTCTACAAAAAGTGTTATCTATCGGGACTGTTATAGACAACACTTGACTCAACAAGCGCTATCTATAAGAGCACTTTTCCATTAATAGATAGCGCTTTATTAATGGGAGGCgtttttaaattcatcaatAGATGACGTTTTTTGAAACAAGCCCTCTGTattggtttgatttttttttatttataattatttaacttttgttCATTCCTTCTCATTATAATGTTACCTGTAGAAAAAATTTATGACAGCTATAACAACTAATAAAAAACTAACCAAATGTGATTCAGATTATAGAGTAACTAAAATGAAGGAGAATTGAAAATTCTCACACAGTTACACAAAAcataatgaaatttatatatttaaaaaaaagtatgaacTTATTACATGAAAAAATAAGGAAGAGCTAAAATTTTTGGTTCTCATCCATCATGTCCCATTTTTGGCAGATTGTGGGGCCAAAATACTACATACAAAACATTGTTCCTAAACTTCCCTATTTAGGTATAAGGCAATATACAACTAACCTATAAACATTTACTAATGAGATAAAAACACCAATCTTCCCTGACTTCAATGATTTGGTTGTCAGAATATTGTTGACATCTGCAACTAGGAAAAtactacaacaaacaaaaataaaattacattagtCAATCAAAATCACCCCATTATCAAGAAATATACTCACTATTTAAAATTACACTGTGATTTGTGTGTACCAAAGTCAACAActacaaatttaaaacaagaataagaatacaattagtaaaaatgaaaaacggAAGAAGATAATACTTTCTGTTCGTATGTTTAGAATGTTTAAGCATTtggtcaaattatatttttaaatgcacTATCCATATAGTATTTACAACTAATAACTCACACATGAAAAAACAACACATTAACGGaagaaattttagtttaaatatatattagtgttgaatacattttagtttaaatatatattagtatttaatacattttagtttaaatatatattagtactttagttaattttaaaagtaacgttttattattttaattagtttattttattattttaattagtcttttaaaatacgattaaatttaaaagtaaagtgttcttttataaatataagaaataatactttaaatttaatgatgTAATTAATACTTTATGTGGCTATAATTGCAAAAAAAGCACATGGTTGGATTGTGTCATAACTTAATTATCTCCGCTTCCCACTGACAACTAACaacttaaaacatatttatgtaCTACTTGAATATTACCATAGAAATTTGGAACCATTTTTGCCACATTCCTTTTACAGATTTcctaaaaatgaaatgaaacttgaaaatgggagaaaataaaattaaaagtaaattaagaaaagaattaagaaagaagatgaataatttatttaatcaaaagtTAAACTAAATGCATGATCAAAACAAGAATGGATAGCTGCCTAAATGAATGAATTTTCTTCACGGATAGAATGCACCTACCACTAATTCATATGCATGAGAGTAACCCAATTTCTACTGGAGAACTGAATTCACATGTTAAGCATCCCATCATGAATGGAATAAATTTGAAGTGCTGTCATGCAATTATGAATGCAAGAAAATTATGTGCACCCATTGGAATTCCTTTGAGATTAATTTCTTGATCAAACTGATATAAAATTCAGAATGAATGTGTAAACATGAGTTCAATATACTGGACAAAATTTAGACTTAACTACAATCCCAACCTACCTAATCCAATTCATATCAAGACATAATACAAGAGCCATGACAGATTCGGGATTCAAATCACAACAGCAAACCAATTCAACTCATCCACTTCTAGATGCAATGTTAAAGCTTGATATGCCATGTATATGAATTAAGTGGTATGCATAGAAAGCTCTAAAATAGAAACTCACAGTGGTTAAACTGCATAAACTTATCAAACTACTTGAAATATGGTGGTGTGGATGCAGAATGTGAGTGCAGATTAAATAGCATGAATGGATTAtgaatgtaaatattaaaatgaatttaagtaCTGCGTGACAACAATAGATGAAATTATAGCAAAGTGCTACATGATAAAATGCAGAATATTAATTTCACCAGGAATGTCGTGTGAAATTATAGCAAAGAGTGTATATAACATATAGCAATAACAATTAAGCACGTGACAACAACAAAATACCATATTAAACTCACTATGCATTATTAGATTTGTTGTGATAAAGTGCTACTACATGACAAGAAAATCAAAGTCCATATTTTATATGCTAGCAGAGAATCAAATTTTGGCAGCagagaaataattaaattcagaACCAGATTTATGCATCAACATGATAAATGGAATGCTAAATGatggaagaaaaatgaaaagatgaaTTAAACTAATTGAGAAGAAGATTAACCTAGATGTAGTGCTAAGCTAAATAAGAAAATGCTTGGAATGTCATGATAGTATTCAATCAGTGCAAGATAGTGGCAAATAACACAAGACAATAGTGAATTTATCACATTACAGCAGCAGAGCACTCCCCATTAATTCATACCAGACCGTAGCATATGCAAAATGAGTTCAAAACAAATCATATGCAATTAAATAAACATTCCAACAcctaaatgaataaatttttttcacagATAGAATGCACCTCCCACTAATTCATATGCATGAAAGTAATCCAATCTATGCTGCAAAACTGAATTCATATGTTAAGCATCCCACCGTGAATGGAATAAACTTTAAGTGCTATCATGCAATTATAAATGCAATAAAATTATGTGTACCTATTGAAATTCTTATGAGATAAATCTCTTGATCAAACTAATATGAAAATCAGAATAATGGTGTGAACATGAGTTTAATCAACCAATTCACAACAACAAACCAATTCAACTCATCCACTTCTAGATGCAATGCCAAAGCTTGATATACGATGTATGACTTAAGTGGATATGCATAGAAAGCTCTAAAAAGGAAACTCGTTTTGGTTAAACTGTATAAAGTTCCTAAACTACTTGAAATATGGTGGTGTGGATGCAGAATGTGAGTGCAGGTCAAATAGCATGGATAGActatgaatatgaatattaaaatgaacCTAAGTACTCTCAAATGAAGATGGATGCattgatttgaatatatatttgatttcatatAATCAAGCTTTCACCTTTCTTATACACTAATCATGAGAGTACGATCatataattacttttcttttcccCCTTCTCTGATCATAATGAGTCCCCTAAGAATGGTTATTCGCTCCTCTCATTCTTCCTTCTAATTTTTATGCTTTTCTTCCAATTTTTGCCCTAAATTACAAAGTTTGGTATCCAAGTTTTTCTTCCAACGATGGCCAAAATAGATAAAAAGGAATAAAGAATGAACAAAATAGGAGGTAGAAGGAGAAAAATAAGAGAGTTTGGTACTCACTGCAGTGGTTGTTGGTCGTCGTCGTTCGTTCGCTGCCAGAATACGAGAGAAGTCGTCCGCCGCTGCAAAAATTGATGGAGAGCGCCCACTCGCTGTCGCAACACGGAATACTTTCCCAAACCCTTAATCGACAACACCCGCTTGAAGAATGAAAGCTATTGTGGTTGGAAAGGGATATGTTCTTGTGGTTGGAGAACGCAAATGCTACTACAGTAGGAGTCGCGGGTGCTGTTGCGTGAGGGTTGTAGAAGAGAAAACACGAAGTTATTGCGCAggagaataatttttttaatacatatgaTGCGTGAGGGTTGTAGAAGAGAAAACGTGAAGTGTATGGCGCGGggaaaattttctttaatacaTATACGTGCTATTATACTTAAGCGCTCTCTGTTTTGAATACATAGAatacacttttttatttaaacgcTCTCTGTTTGatctatttaaaatgtttaattttatttttaaaataattaaatataaatagcaTTTATTTAAAAAGGCGCTATCTATGGGTATTCATTTAGACAACATTTATCTAATAAAGCGTCGTCTAATGTTCCACATTTCCATTTATAGCGCTTAATTAAATAAGCGTTGTCTAAAATGCGCTGTCTATTGTTAAATTTGGCGTAGTGTTCGAACTCTATATAAAATTCGAAAACTGGTCGTTTAGGTTATCCCTAGCATTAGCCTCGTCATCATCTCGTAGTGGTACAGGTGTAACGTTGCTCTGCTCCCGACCGATGTGGGACACGGTTCTAAGTTTACCCTTGGCACGTCGAATGAAACTGTTGAAAGTTTCATCGTTATCAAGTGAGGTGTTATCTGAGTTCGCCGCACGACCATGTTGTCCCTTCCAAGCGCGTGTGGTCTCTACTGCTGGATTAGCAGCACGCCACCTCATCCTTGGATCATATCCAGCTTCACTTGAAGCAACTCTTGTTGCCTTTCCATGAACCTTTGAACATGATGAGTTCCTGTTCCATGATGCAAGTTGGTTTGAAAAGTGTTCGATGCAAGGTATATGGTTTCTCGACAAACTTGGTTAAGCTCAAATGATTATAAGTTGAGTTGGTGTAACTTGTTTTATAGTGTGTTATGAGGGTGTAAATGGA
This Vigna unguiculata cultivar IT97K-499-35 unplaced genomic scaffold, ASM411807v1 contig_678, whole genome shotgun sequence DNA region includes the following protein-coding sequences:
- the LOC114172675 gene encoding uncharacterized protein LOC114172675, with translation MQSLKSHHAVSSSLFNQFSYQSMTFFLSFSTKSRCLHFNETTSIIDYLNSDLQFSRTQSLYVSKRVSGCRFPQNPLSVLTFFKQIGFSQSQILSLIRQRPQILFTNVEKILRPKIQLFQMSGFQGYELCSFISKNPSILTHSLKKTLVPSVEAIRKIVYDQKDFILVLHRCGWILPKYKRIMENVVFLESCGILGTHLSLLLKLHPRLFVAQRSTIENNVSRAVDLGFRENSRMLVHAIHTLSCLSDKTFERKLKLINCFGFSKDEGLQMFKRTPTLFRTSEKKLKVGMKFFLHTVMLPKSVLIHQPKILMYTWRIACFLDIKSSNC